The proteins below are encoded in one region of Ricinus communis isolate WT05 ecotype wild-type chromosome 6, ASM1957865v1, whole genome shotgun sequence:
- the LOC8287145 gene encoding exocyst complex component EXO70B1: MDDSMSENHPPEKQLSRKYSNTFTGLNSNSIPINSNHDFNPDPDTRTSKKPPCDSPKMEVKLDQESEKPVDIEGAHQDIDDIEKINEIPAPEIHYTLETLFEDIDQFLSTSSSLAQKENKSETKDTVVEEAGPEEKGENDEEDENKVTPTEIPIFIDKFLEIVVEKIAEHESNEGKMKWRQVSENDSSFLEAVNRISKLTNHFTQFKSDPNYCLLVNSIGGIQQRAMSYLEDEFRLLLENYKSNINDEQDHNNEAKGKQQEGDYCTLPETKPESTDQEDNFLGYSDDVVRNLKRIAKEMIEGGFESECCQVYMITRRHAFDDCLNKVGFEKISIDEVQKMQWEALEREIPAWIKTFKDCAFIYFSKERKLAEAVFSDRPSISSFLFSNLVRGVMIQLLNFTEGIAMTNHSAEKLFKLLDMYETLRDSIQAMDGLFPDECENELKTEMITAKCRIGEAAISIFCDLENSIKSDTGKTPVPGGAVHPLTRYTMNYLKYACEYMATLELVFREHAKIERADSTSRTQFEDETQDFDKSNAIESHSPFSVQLMRVMDLLDSNLEAKAKLYKDIALSNIFMMNNGRYILQKIKGSTEIHEVVGDTWCRKKSSDLRNFHKGYQRETWSKILHCLGHEGLQVNGKVQKPVLKERFKSFYMMFDEIHKTQSSWVVSDEQLQSELRVSISALVIPAYRSFMGRFSQYLDPGRQYEKYVKYQPEDIETCIDELFDGNATPVARRRP; encoded by the coding sequence ATGGATGATAGCATGTCTGAGAACCACCCTCCAGAAAAACAATTGTCTAGAAAATATTCTAACACTTTCACAGGCCTTAATTCCAATTCCATTCCCATTAACTCTAATCATGACTTCAACCCTGACCCTGACACCAGAACTTCCAAAAAGCCGCCTTGTGACTCTCCAAAGATGGAGGTGAAACTTGATCAAGAATCAGAAAAACCAGTTGATATTGAAGGAGCTCATCAGGACATTGACGACATTGAAAAGATTAATGAAATACCTGCTCCTGAAATTCATTATACCCTTGAAACGCTTTTCGAAGATATCGACCAGTTTCTTTCGACATCATCCTCTTTAGCacaaaaagagaataaaagcGAAACAAAAGATACAGTTGTCGAAGAAGCAGGGCCAGAGGAAAAGGGTGAGaatgatgaagaagatgagaatAAGGTTACACCAACGGAGATTCCTATTTTCATTGACAAGTTTTTAGAAATTGTTGTAGAAAAGATAGCAGAACATGAATCAAATGAAGGGAAAATGAAATGGCGTCAAGTGTCGGAGAATGACTCCTCATTTCTTGAAGCTGTAAACCGAATTTCGAAGCTTACAAACCATTTTACTCAATTCAAATCAGACCCAAATTACTGCTTATTGGTTAATAGTATTGGAGGCATTCAACAGAGAGCAATGTCTTATTTGGAGGACGAATTCAGGTTGCTtcttgaaaattataaaagcaACATTAATGACGAACAAGATCACAACAATGAAGCCAAAGGGAAGCAGCAAGAAGGTGATTATTGTACATTACCGGAAACTAAACCTGAATCAACTGATCAGGAGGACAACTTCTTAGGGTATTCTGATGATGTGGTACGCAATTTGAAAAGAATTGCCAAGGAGATGATAGAGGGAGGATTTGAATCTGAATGCTGTCAAGTTTACATGATAACAAGGAGGCATGCTTTCGATGACTGCTTGAACAAGGTGGGATTTGAGAAAATCAGCATTGACGAGGTGCAAAAGATGCAATGGGAAGCATTGGAAAGAGAGATCCCTGCATGGATCAAGACTTTCAAGGATTGTGCATTTATATACTTCTCAAAAGAGCGCAAGCTTgctgaggctgttttctctgATCGCCCATCAATCTCTTCCTTCCTTTTCAGCAATCTTGTACGAGGTGTTATGATCCAGCTCCTCAATTTTACCGAAGGCATTGCCATGACAAACCATTCGGCTGAAAAACTATTCAAGTTGTTAGACATGTATGAAACTTTGCGTGATAGTATTCAAGCCATGGATGGTTTATTTCCTGATGAATGTGAAAATGAGCTTAAAACAGAAATGATTACGGCGAAATGCAGGATTGGAGAGGCTGCAATTAGTATATTTTGTGATTTGGAGAACTCAATCAAGTCTGATACTGGAAAAACTCCGGTGCCTGGTGGTGCTGTTCATCCTTTAACTCGATACACAATGAATTATCTAAAATATGCGTGCGAGTACATGGCAACTCTTGAACTAGTCTTTAGAGAACATGCCAAAATAGAACGTGCTGACTCAACAAGTAGGACACAATTTGAAGATGAGACACAAGACTTCGATAAGAGCAATGCAATAGAAAGTCATTCTCCATTCTCAGTTCAATTGATGAGAGTTATGGATTTACTAGACTCAAATTTAGAAGCTAAGGCCAAACTCTACAAGGATATAGCATTGAGCAACATTTTCATGATGAACAATGGACGATACATCTTGCAGAAGATCAAAGGCTCAACAGAGATCCATGAAGTGGTGGGAGACACTTGGTGTCGAAAGAAATCTTCAGATCTTAGAAATTTCCATAAGGGTTATCAAAGAGAGACATGGAGCAAGATATTGCATTGTTTAGGGCATGAAGGTCTACAAGTGAACGGAAAAGTGCAGAAACCGGTTCTAAAAGAAAGGTTCAAAAGCTTTTATATGATGTTTGATGAAATCCACAAGACACAAAGCTCATGGGTGGTGAGCGATGAGCAGCTTCAATCTGAACTTAGGGTTTCTATATCAGCACTGGTGATTCCGGCATACAGATCATTTATGGGGAGATTCTCGCAGTATTTAGATCCTGGAAGACAGTATGAAAAGTATGTTAAGTACCAGCCTGAAGATATTGAGACTTGTATTGATGAACTCTTTGATGGAAATGCTACGCCGGTGGCCAGAAGAAGACCATAA